Within Crassostrea angulata isolate pt1a10 chromosome 2, ASM2561291v2, whole genome shotgun sequence, the genomic segment TCAGGATCTTTGTCTATAACATTGCATATCAATTTTGCTCTCTACAgtccaaaaaattcaaataattgaGGCGCGAGCGGGATTTACttattatattcaaatataatcATAAAGAATGACCCATATTGCAAGGTTATGAGTTCTGCAGTGTACGACTTATCCATGGTACAACGTTTCTATCATGCATTCATCTTTATATCTATATGAAATctttaaacaacattttgtttatgtaaacaTTGCCTGCAACATCTCCGTACAAACTTTTGAAATGCGATGGTCTCATATTTCACGTTATCTATCTAACTTTTGCACATATAAAATTACCTTAGGGTtagtaatataaaatatattgaatcaGTGTCTTCTTTTGACAGTACAAAGTTTTGCTTCACATTAAggaataatttttcttttaaagttttatcaacTCTGTATAATTTCGACTAAGTTCTATACTCTCTGTAAACATTGACTCAGACATCAGCAGCATTGTGGCTTACATGTATCTAGGTCAGAGAACAAATGCATGCGCGGGAAAaatggattacctccataaacctttcaaATGGATAAAATCTCATGATTCAGACAAACAAACCCATAAATGTAGAAAGTTTAGTTATTACGTTTCAAAGggcttttaaaaattgattaagcAACAATCATTCTTTTATGTGCACTTCCTGTAagtaaaatacataatttttacttcatttttaATCAATAGTCGTTATTCATATGTaaagaatatgaaaaaaagCTATATCACTATATCAgtttgtaattattattttcagttatgaaaataaaatcgttGAAATGAACCCGATATTAGTAGTTATATGAGAAAACGAGACTATATATAATTAGTTTCATAAAAGATTACAATTGATTTTGATAATGATATGTTGTGTATGTTAAAAAAAGCGAAATTATCATAACTGTATGTGAGAAACACTCACCGTATGTAGATTATAAGGATGACAAAAACCAAGATAAGAATAATGATAACTGCGATTATTTTACCGTTGATTTCACTATTCTTAACCTTGGAATTTTTGACACAAGCTGCAATACAAAAGAAcgatatataaaatttaattttattcatatggTTTTCAAAAAGGtgattttttacatacatttatacCTATATACTGCTTTTAATTATGAGAGTTTTGCAAAATGCAATTGAAGATCAAAACTACTTAGAAGAGGTTGTAAAACCTAAAAGCATTATGGTAGGTTTATGAGAAAAGAAAAGCTCGATGACCCTAAAGAGAGTAAAGCCTAACAAGCAGACACACCCACATCTGTTTATCAATTGATAAAAGCAATTGTAGTACTGATAAACTCGCCGAGTGACACAAACAAATAACTCTAAGAGTGGTTCTGTGTTAAGCAAAATTTGACGAACGTTTACCATGGATTTATTTTCGGTGTTTTGGAAACTTGTCGAAGGAAGATGACCTTTGAGAGACTAACAGAGACTGTTCAAGACACGTATCGCCTGATAGTTACTATGCATATCCTACATCATTATTTGAGGTGAGCCGAACCCATCTTATCAAGTACGTTATTAAGCTCTAAAGAAAAGTGACATGAGATTAAGAGTAAAAGGGGCATATCCAATAGAGCTCAGTGATACTTTCAGGCCTGCAATAGAACTCGATGCTTCCAGCTCAGCGAATCAGcgtttaaaacacaaaaatcaaTGCATGTAGAAGCCTAGAGTGCGAAGTATTCTAATAAAAATTACTGTATGAACACTATGATgcttagaaataaaaaaaaaaaaagatccagAAGGAGAAAGTctaatttctatatatttaagAAGTCCGATTTGGAATTTGTTTTTGCTATATAAAGCAACAATAGCAACGGTCTTATTTATACCATATGTCATTTACATAATTCTTGTTTATTTGTAGAGTTTCAAGAAATTCCACTGGTTATTTGTTGGAGCAATCTCAAAATACAGGACTGGTATATTCACTTTAGGGATATAAAAAATACCAATTGTTTATTTGCCGCACTTCgaaacagatttaaaaaaaatacgatagctttttttctcaaatatatggTTAGTAATATAATATTCTAAGTAAATTATTCTAAATATGCGGAGTTAAAACTAAAGGTGGCCTCCTTAAGTGAATTTTGTTTCGTTGGTCAGCGTTTTAGTATATATGGATAAAactatttcaataaataaatctatatttaaataaaatgttaaaaatcaatggATTTGATTTCTTATTCATGTGGGACGCATTTTATAGGAGATGTGGCTAAAGAAACCTCAAATAGATAGACTAAAAAAATGAccagatattttaaaacaatttgtcCGGAAAAATCTTGCTTGAACCGAgcaaatctttttaattttagtttgttgTTAACCTCATGTGATCACAAAAACATATAATTACGAATCAGCTGTTTAGAAAACAATCTGAGGAGGAGAAAAAAATAGTGACTAATTTCTGATACCCAGCTCTCCATCTGAGCAAAGCAATTTTAGGAGGGTCCTTCTTTTGCCGAGAAGTTTGAACTCATTGGATTGACTTTATTAGTTTGTACTGTTCGACCTAAACAAAGTGTTACCCATACacctattttattttgttgacagCTATTTACATTTGTATCGCTATTTTCATTAATGTGaaattctaaaacatttttaatcctttaaaagtttataatttaatCTAAAAAGGCAAAAAGGGAAATAGGCAGTGCCTTTCCATATAGTTCAGCCGGGATCAGCCCTAAATGTGTTtgattattacaaaaaattattcttaTCTTATCTGAACATATACGCACGTGTTTTACAGAAGTCTCCCTGAAAACCAGATTCACATCCAGTTAAGCAAGTGCCATTAATGTGAAAGCACTGGTCTATGTCTCGACAGTGGCCACATGTTTCATTGCAATTTATTCCATATGATCCTTTTCTACAAactatgtaaaatataaaatttttttttttaaagtgatggtatattaaattattttttttattcaatttacatTTCCTAATTTCAAGTGCATGAATCAGGATGATATCGATCTGAGATCATGAATGTACGAGAACGGTATACAAATAAATCATCCAAACAGTTGGTTTTACATTTATTATGGGTTTTTTGTGGACAATccgcacatgtacatgtaaattaaagatATCAGTTATTTGATAAAGCGCATGGTATTGAAAGGATAAATCAAACTCATGAATACCTGGTATGACATCTCTTTCATTGCAATAATATCCCGTCCATCCTGGGATACATCCCGAATCACAACTGCCATTGACACTATTACAGCCTGTACATGTGCTATTACATTTATTGTCACAGTTTTGTCCGAAGAATCCATGTGAGCAACCTAATCGCAAAATGAGAAGATTTAATTACTTCATATGTTTTAGATCTATCTATCTTatgttgttgaaaaaaaacacgAGATTTCTATGATATATGAAAAGTGCTGTACAACTGGCTTCACAGAAACATATAGATATTAGTTATGTTAGCTTAATCATGTAAtgtcagagaacagatgcaaTTTAACGATGTTTGATAATGTCCCGGTTAAAAAGATTTATAAGCTACCCaaaatatgttgaatattttttctttaagaatatgcgaaaaaaatattgtttaatttgttttatgacatcctttaatgaatgaaaataatctatttaaaatgtgttttttggGGGACACTTCTAATAACATCAGCAATACAAAGGGtgcaaaaatattcaaagtcaGTGAACAGTTTACCTGTTTCACAGTGATGACCTTTGTACCCAGGTTTACAGCCCTGGCAGGTGCCCGTATCTATGTGACAATAATCACAGTTGACATCTGGGCAGGGTATTGAACAATTAGTTCCATAGTATTCAGTTGAAAGACATCCTATGAAAAGGtaataatattgtatttcaGTCTCGAATATAGcttattttaatatcatttaaatatttacggATGCTTTTAACTAAGGGTTCCATTTGTCAAATTTGTCATCGAGGTTATCAGTTAGTCAAATTGTTCTTGCAAGATATCATTATAATTCAAAGAACAAAGTGTTTTCTGTTCCCTTCAATTGACTGACTGCATTATAATTGATAGGTATGATTGGGAAAGTTATGTAAGCGTGCCCTCTGTGATaaactttaaagataaattGGTAATAAGGCcgtttttttgttatttacacGATCTGAAGAAGGGTTGATCATGTCCaacattatttacaatgaaataaagaCATGTTCATGAAAATGCGTACTTAAAAACAAAGATTAATATTAAAGTGTATTTATGATTTTCGTGAAATGATAAGTTGCTAAACacttaaaacattttctaaTGGACACAAAAATAAGTCAAtgacttcaaaaaaaaaaaaagagtcatTCCTTATTATGATGAATGATTTCGTTTttctaacatacatgtatacatcacTTACCATACACCTCGACTTCACAAAGATCACTCTGAGCAAAGGGAGAATAACCCTCCGGGTAGGTAACACTGGACAGTCTTTCGTTGTAGTATATGACATATTGTCCATGTATAGGACACGTGATGGTGAGGTTAGCAGGTATGGTGTCTAATGTAAAAATTCTGTCCTTGAAACACAAAGTTCCTTGTAATTTATCTGTTGTGTTGGATACATACACTGAGAGTCCCAAAAAGGACGGTGTGAAGAGATTGGATGCACCTGCATACGAATTAGATAACATGCAAAACATACTGTAAGACAAAACCAAATTAATAATCAATCGGTTGATTAGTAAAACCATATACAGTTGGTATAAATATAGTATATACAACACAAACTGAGACATCTCTTTTTTCATGGAAAGCAGCttaaaaaagaaagttgaaTGACAAGGCAGTATTTGGCAtgtgttattaatttttgttcctTATATATAAccagcttatttttttttatcttactctgttaaataaaactttttgatttgtttatttaatcgCTATAAGGAGAAGATAAGGTTCCGTAAACTAAGTCAAAATCACATTAATATGTTATATGCTAATGTATAGGCTAACTAAGGATACTCGTCAATATTCATACCCCAAGGTCTTTCCCCCACCATATAGTAGATGTTGATATGATGGATGCTGCGAATGTCTGTCAGATTCACCCACCAGGTTGCGGTTTCTCTGCCAGCCGATGTAGAACATTGACCCCCTTCCCATGTAAGGTCAGATTTGCGCCCATCTACAGCATTATGCGCATTGTGTGTGGTGTTATTTGGGTTCAGCGGGTGCTGCAGGTGGGCTGGTTTGTTTAGGGCAATATTAActgaaaaaatcatatattgtaACATTACTAATCTCGTTGAATGGTTTCAAAATCGATGTATCTTAGGTAAGGTAGAGAATTGGGAAAATAAAAAAGGTATTTTACtcgatatttaatatttaattatcatgtgtatatgtaaaatattcttttaaacataaCTCTGTACTTAATTGTTTAGACTTTTATAATAAAATCGTTGAAGCGATTGAGTGTAGCATAAAGAAATATTGCTCTCAAAGTATAAAACGTGTACTTAAGAAAAAAGTCTTAAATATTTAcgttaaaaatcaaataatgtttttggACTTCTTAATACATTATgtagttttaatttctttttcagggaattttttttaagtacaaaGGTTAATAGCATTTATTGTCCTTAACATCACAATtgctttatgtaaaaaatatgaatatgattCTTCAAAAGTTGcctttatgtattttttttctgagagTCTCAACTTATTTGTATAGAAGTCACATAAATGGCACGTCGTCTtcataaaatatagatatatatatatatatatatatatatatatatatatatatatatatatatatatataaccgaaTCTTGTCACTTAGGTGTAAACCGTCTGAGTTGTCACATAGGTGCCAATGGTTGTTTTCATAGGGAAAATGTATCTTTTAAGAGATTATTCATGATGAAATCGggagaaaagaagattttaagaaaaaaacatctgAATTTCggacaaaaagaaaattaacaaaaaaatgatttagcTTATACAATTTTCTTTGCACCTAAGTCCTTAGAAGTTATTACTGAATTTTTGCACCTAAGTTTAACTATCACATAGGTGCAAACGAAGGGAGAAAACCACTCCGGCCTTATTCTTGACTGaccatttattaattttttattaacatgttgggggggggggggtgttaggaTAATTCTATTTTAAGTACACATTTTCACTATGAAAACATTAAACAATTTTCTAAAcgataaattttcatttaatccttaaatgtttattatCACCAGCAatgaattgttaaaatcataatatgtGTGGTCAACTAGTAACCACTGTGGGCCTTTTTAACTGTGTGTTGAATAAACACattgattatttaattaagtgtttaatttcataCCTACGCCGAACGCTCaacataaacataaatatcttaTTATGAGTGATTTAATTGTGACTCTTGCAATTAACAACATCGAAAAATCATTAACagaatacataggaaaatgtgaTAATTATTATGTTAATATGTCATGTATTCTAATCATTCTtattaattttctgtaataaaaatgcATCTTTTTATCCGACAATTAGACATAATCGATAGATTTGTGCTCATCGTTGTTTGCTAAATatacttcaaaacaaaacacgTCATATCCGACTCGAATGTGGGTCAGATCTAAAACGCTGCGTCGGGAGCGGATCAAGTGTGCTTTAATGCATAGAGGACATCTAAGCACATTTCTTAAGtgttattctttttaaacagTTGAACTTGGTATTGTTATAAACTTTTCCAATTGTCTAATAAATTAATCTGTTGATTAAtggtttttaatttgataagtaattaattgatttatttaaaactttgatgAATAATTGGTTTTGGAATTGTAAcattgatttatcattttttttctaccatttttacaacaaaaattctCGTCAATTTTTTTCGTcttcaatatttttaagattagaaaataggttatttctatttgtttgttaaaatatttttttaaaaatacaaatgatttttataggtaaaaaaatgttttaatttcttacaattttttgcGGTGTTCAAAGTAGCTAATATATCgttgaaagataaaaaatctgttttgaaaaaaattgtatttagattttttttctaaatgattttaggagcttttatttttcaaagtaaataagtTATTTAAGTTTgcgataaaatgttttaaatactcGAACATTATGGTTTGTAAATACCCTGCCACCTTATTCTTTTTGTTCACATTTTGTTGCAGATATTGTGTtcacttttttattgttattcttaACCTGCCCttgtgtcttaaaaagtaaaaccacTGAGTAAAACTGGCTGAATATATTGAAAAGTGGACAGGAAAGAATTCTAAACTCCTGCAgctgattaaaaacaaaacaaattattttcggTTTTTGATTGTTTGTTTCGTATGCAGTTTATTGGtacaattaagatattttctcgttttgAAAAATTGCTTTATGTGAAATGTCACCCTCAAGCGCATGTTAGTTTATTCCCCAAACGAATTTTTGCCAAAACAA encodes:
- the LOC128174265 gene encoding multiple epidermal growth factor-like domains protein 11; this encodes MIFSVNIALNKPAHLQHPLNPNNTTHNAHNAVDGRKSDLTWEGGQCSTSAGRETATWWVNLTDIRSIHHINIYYMVGERPWGASNLFTPSFLGLSVYVSNTTDKLQGTLCFKDRIFTLDTIPANLTITCPIHGQYVIYYNERLSSVTYPEGYSPFAQSDLCEVEVYGCLSTEYYGTNCSIPCPDVNCDYCHIDTGTCQGCKPGYKGHHCETGCSHGFFGQNCDNKCNSTCTGCNSVNGSCDSGCIPGWTGYYCNERDVIPVCRKGSYGINCNETCGHCRDIDQCFHINGTCLTGCESGFQGDFCKTRAYMFR